GGGGATTCAAAGGCTCAGACTGTTACATGTACTATTGTTCTGACTACCTCGGCAGCCAACTGGTATATCAATTCAGACGTTAGGTCAATTATAGATATTGATGGCAATGAATATCGTTTAAAATCATTCACCAATGGTGCTTCAGATTACCTAACAGCCATTCAACTGAATACGGATGTACCTATAAAATGCACCTATACGTTCGAAGGGATACTTCCGGCCGTGAAAATGATCAAATTATTTAAATTCGGTTATTCGCATTCGGCGGGAGAACCCTATTTTGTAGACTTTAAAGATATTTCAATTGACTGGAAATAACCGATCACGAAAGTCATATACTGAGGTTTAGGCTTTCCATTTATCAATGCAAAATGATGTTTTAGACATCGTGTCGAATAATAAAACAGAGCTATTCAGAACAACGAAAGTTGTCCCATAATCCATTTAGCTTTGTCCACACAAGAGCAGTTCGCTGCTGGGGTGAAAACTGATGAAAAATAATTGTGTGGCCACTACCGGGACACTTTCTCACATGTATTGTTGACTGTAATGTGATAGGCTGCTTGCCCATATAGTCCACCATTTGAATTGTACCGATAAAGGTCAATTCATCTTCTCCCTGAGGCTGGGCTAATTTCTTGAATTTTGCCTTGGTTTTCTTGATCAGCTCCTTTGGCAGGGCGCGCTTTTCTATGTTACGATGCACAAGTCCATCGAAATACATAGACAGATTATTTTCAATTGTTTTTGAATCGAGTACCTGCTGGCCTTCTACATACCACAAGAAAGCATAAGACCAGTACTCATCACTCTGAGGCTTGCTCCATCCGGTCGTAAAGCGAACATCTTCTACACCTTTATAGGGAATTTTAGCTGCAAAGTCTACGGGTATCGTAAACCGCTCTATTCCCCATCCATCAAGGCTAAGATCATAAGGAGCTCGCCAAGCTACTGGATCGAATTTTTCTTGTGCTTGTAGGCCTAAATTGATGGCCAAAGCAAAAATTAATAAAAAGAAACGCCTTATCATAATTGACTCATTTATTGCCGGTTATGCTAAGGTAACAATAAATATTTATCCGAGCGTGGATAATTTTACAAAACCAAAAAATAAAAGCATTATATACTCTTTCTCCAAAAATTCAGCAAGCCATTACATGCTGTGTACTCCATATTGAAGCTTAATGGAATCTCGTCCCATCCACTCCAATAGGTAACCACCCTCGTTCCGATAGGCATTTTTTGGAGCTGGTCTCGGAGGTACTTTGTGTAAGTATAATAGAGGTCCCTATTGGGAAGTATTGAATTATCGATTGGGCAGGATTGATCCAGGTTCTCATAAAAAGAATTATAGAAATAGAATGCATCGTAGTCTTCGAAAGAGACCTGATCAATATTAGCATGAATGAATTCCACGTTTTGTATATCATGCTTTTTGGCCAGATTGTTGGAAATGCGGACGAGCGATTCCCGTTGTTCGACACCATAGAATCTACCATTTGTGCAGGCTGCCCCCACTAAACAAAATTTGCCGGCACCAGCACCGATATCCAACACTTTGTCATTTGAGCTTTCAACTAAATATTGTGAAGCCATCTTAGCCACATCCACAGGAGTCCAATGACGTGCTGCAAGCTCTCTAATTTTTGGAGAATAAAGACCGTTGAATGTACCGTCATCTACATCCACGTCGGATCGCAATAATTTAAAAACCATTTGTTTCGTTTGTAAGGATTAAATAGCCCCAGCTGAAGAGCAAGGGAACAATCATAGTTGCCTAAGAAAGTGTATTTTGCCCGATTTAGGGTCTATTTCTACGAGTATCTTTCGATGGTTTTCATATTCGTAGATATACCAATTGGGATGTTCAGGATCTCCAGCTGAATATGTACTTAATACTTGGTCGTGGTTTGATGTTGATATTTCTAGTGGATTATTATCCATTCTGGGCATTCATATTAGTGTCCTCTAATTTACGATTTTCTGTTTTATTGTGCAATAGTACCTAGCGTTCATCTAAAACTAAAGACTTTAAACTTAACACAAATGCTTGGTCTATTTTTTATTTATCCAATGTTTCATAAACAGAGTTCTGGGAGCGATACTCAGGTACAATATCTTTAATCAGCTGTACCAAGCGCATTTTATCTTGGTTTGGATCAGCTGCTTTCGCAAGTGTACATAATTGTTCCACGCGTGCTTTCTGCAATGTTAAGTCCGGAGTATTAACCTTAGCGATCATAATCTTTTCATGATAGGTCTTCTCCGTATTCTCGCCATTGGCCAAAAGCTCTTCAAAGATTTTTTCCCCAGGGCGCAGACCAACAACTTTAATATCAATATCTTCGGGATAATTATATCCTTTGAGTCGGATCATCTGCTTAGCCAATTCCATAATCTTAACAGGTTCTCCCATATCAAAAACAAATATTTCACCGCCTTTGCCCATAACAGCCGCTTCCTGCACCAACTGACAAGCCTCAGGTATGGTCATAAAATAGCGCGTTATATTTTCATCTGTAATGGTGAGCGGTCCCCCTTTGAGCATCTGTTTTTCAAACAACGGGATTACTGAACCATTAGACCCTAATACATTACCAAAACGGGTTACAATAAAATTCGTCTTCGAGTTGATATTGACCGTCGATATCGCAATTTCGGCAACACGCTTAGTCGCACCCATGACGTTTGTAGGGTTTACTGCTTTATCGGTAGAGACCATCACGAATTTGGATACATGGTATTTATCGGCCAACGTTGCTACATTGTAAGATCCCCAGACATTCGTTAAAATTGATTCGTAAGGATTTGCCTCCATTAAGGGCACGTGCTTATAAGCCGCTGCATGGAAAACATAGGTAGGTCTATAAAATTGGAACAAGGTATCCATAAAAGATTCATCCCGAACATTCCCCACTATAAAGGTACAACGGGGAAAATGAATGCTGTTACTCAGTTCCTGTTGAATATCATATAAAGCGGATTCAGCCTGATCCACCACGATAAGTTGTTTTAGGTCAGTATGGGCTAGCTGCCGCACCAGTTCACCACCTATCGAACCGGCACCTCCGGTTACTAGTACGATTTGCCCTTTCATCTCCGATGCAATCGCAGGATTATCCAAGTCGATCGCCTTACGTCCCAATAAATCTTCAATGCGTAAGCTCCGGATCTGTCTGGTTGCAACTTCTCCCGCCAAGAGCCTGGCCGTATCCGGAATAATCTTAACAATTAATGGAATCGGTTCGGCGAGTTTAAACACTTTATTTAGGCGCTCTGGTTTACGGTCATCCACCGCAATAATAATTTCGGAGGCATTTCCGTACCGTTGTACAAAGGTTTTATTTAACGCATTAATGTCATGAATTTTAAAGCCCTGGATTCGGTTACCGATCCGATGCGGATTATCATCCATAATAGCAACAATACGGTATTTATTACGCGACGTGGTATGGATAAAGTGAAACGTGGTATTCCCCATATTCCCAGCACCAAAAAGGATAACAGGAATACGGTTATCTTTATTGCCCCACATCAGTTCGTGGTACAAGGCACGATAAAGCACACGGCTGAAGGTCATGCCGAAGCCAGCTATTAATGCATGAAAAAGAAGCTGTGTATCCGAAAAAGGGAGTATATCATCATAGGTGGGTGACCACCATTCTATTACTTTACAGATGAAAACAGCGGAAAAATATGCCAGGACAATAGCTAGGACAATACGTTGTAATTCACGGATCCCAGTCTTATGAACGACTCCTTTAAATGTGCCGAAAATACAAAACCAGATTAAATAAACTAAGGAGACAAGTAGTGCCTGCCTGGCCATGTCACCAAATTCTACCCCACCCCTATGTTTGAATATAAGAATATAACTGATAAAAAAAGCTGTAGCGACAATAATCATGTCCAACAGCAAAATTATCCAACGAGGCTTGTTAATGGACAAGCCCTCTTTCCATAAATTACTCATTTAAACTATATATAGAATATTATATACTTTAATCGCATTTTGCGATTAAAAAGTATCCCTTTCACTAATTAAATATTTTAAAAATATCCTTTGTGCTATATCAGTACATTTATCGTACCTAAAATAGTCCTGGTAGTTACATATTTTCAAAAAATTATGCGTCCGCGAAATTACTAAATTAAA
The window above is part of the Sphingobacterium sp. ML3W genome. Proteins encoded here:
- a CDS encoding nucleoside-diphosphate sugar epimerase/dehydratase, whose product is MSNLWKEGLSINKPRWIILLLDMIIVATAFFISYILIFKHRGGVEFGDMARQALLVSLVYLIWFCIFGTFKGVVHKTGIRELQRIVLAIVLAYFSAVFICKVIEWWSPTYDDILPFSDTQLLFHALIAGFGMTFSRVLYRALYHELMWGNKDNRIPVILFGAGNMGNTTFHFIHTTSRNKYRIVAIMDDNPHRIGNRIQGFKIHDINALNKTFVQRYGNASEIIIAVDDRKPERLNKVFKLAEPIPLIVKIIPDTARLLAGEVATRQIRSLRIEDLLGRKAIDLDNPAIASEMKGQIVLVTGGAGSIGGELVRQLAHTDLKQLIVVDQAESALYDIQQELSNSIHFPRCTFIVGNVRDESFMDTLFQFYRPTYVFHAAAYKHVPLMEANPYESILTNVWGSYNVATLADKYHVSKFVMVSTDKAVNPTNVMGATKRVAEIAISTVNINSKTNFIVTRFGNVLGSNGSVIPLFEKQMLKGGPLTITDENITRYFMTIPEACQLVQEAAVMGKGGEIFVFDMGEPVKIMELAKQMIRLKGYNYPEDIDIKVVGLRPGEKIFEELLANGENTEKTYHEKIMIAKVNTPDLTLQKARVEQLCTLAKAADPNQDKMRLVQLIKDIVPEYRSQNSVYETLDK
- a CDS encoding methyltransferase domain-containing protein, which encodes MVFKLLRSDVDVDDGTFNGLYSPKIRELAARHWTPVDVAKMASQYLVESSNDKVLDIGAGAGKFCLVGAACTNGRFYGVEQRESLVRISNNLAKKHDIQNVEFIHANIDQVSFEDYDAFYFYNSFYENLDQSCPIDNSILPNRDLYYTYTKYLRDQLQKMPIGTRVVTYWSGWDEIPLSFNMEYTACNGLLNFWRKSI